A region of the Mangifera indica cultivar Alphonso chromosome 10, CATAS_Mindica_2.1, whole genome shotgun sequence genome:
TGAGTTTTGTTATAATGTAATATCATTTACTGATTGTGAGTTTTTGGAGGCATtctatgaaaataaattcattgGATTTGAATGAAACTCATTCCTTGTTTATCATGTTGAATGCATACAGAGTCTCTGTATTTGAATGGATGAGTTATGCTGTTCTGATCTCGAAATAACACTCACTGATTATAGAAATTCTTATAAGccgtaaaataaaattttcatagttTCATAAACATGGCAGagacttgaatttaaattttttatttaaaaattctaatattttattagttttattaacctTTAGTGTCAactttaaattgattaatatcCTTCAGcttgagatattattttattttgatgattttaaccTTAATGAGAACTATTAGaaataactttataatttttaaatacacttacattatatttaaaatttctgttttgatttttaaattataatcctTTCATAAACCTTAACTCTAAATCTTgtaaattatcaaatatttattatttcaatatttcttatagatgaaaatatattacCTTTTCCATGGAGAAAGTGATCACCCTAGTGAATTCGAAAAAGGaaaagtaaaattcaaatttaaaattgaaaaatcaaggTAAAAACAGAAAGAGTAATTAAGAAAATAGGAGGTATAAAAAAGGCTCTAATTAAGTTTgcaatttagttatttatttctaaacaTTGGATTGAAATAAAGGGCAAATTAGAGAtgtatatgatttgatttaaccTATAAAACCAGATTGAactattcaaatattataatttgatttgattcaatttataaaacggtttgatttaagttgataaattttgaaaaaccgTTTTAGAATTTAGGTTATGATTAGgataattttcaaaccaaaccaaattgtaaattatatttttaaaattatatatatatgctagATGActttcccaccaaagtttaataaaatgatatattttcatcttttcagtttgaaaataaaaaccatTTTCTCGTTTATATGTTAAACttactaaatatttttaataaattattaaaaaggtttaaaaaatctcaaactAAATGACACTTTatcctcaaatttttattaaataattttttaatccttAATTTACGttaattcaattgaaaataaagaaaaaaaaattgtaaatacaaGTATAGATAAAGATGCCAATGACTTATAACTGTATAAATTTTTACGAATTTAAAATGACTTTTTTCAAAGGtttttggaaattcaaaaaaaattaaaaggtgtttttaaatttttgtaaattttaatatgttttgtaatagtttcaaaaataacaattatatcccataaaacataataaaatataataaattaaagatttatttaacttatttttctttatattttttatatatttattttacatatttatttcatattttagataacttaaaacataatttaaacccaaaatataatagttttttagtttaatttaatttaatttgaaatctgaaattgttttattttatttaaaaaaattcttaaatcataTCAATTCGGATCTTTTTCACCCCTATGAAAATTTACAAAGTTACAATATGATTAGCTActagtaataaattattataatatttagtaCTTCaactacaaaaatataaaaataatttttgttagaatattgaaaatgactaaattatagaatattttataatccttTCATGATGACCCAATGTCACCCTTCCCTACAAATTTACCGTCTCATAAGGAAATTTATCAATGAATGGTTCATATCATGTCTTCCAATTAAATGCTAtcaataaatctattaattCAGTATTGTAACTCTACATGTATCTTAATCTTCCCTTCACTCTATGTGTTTATCTACAATAACCCACACCACGCTATAATTAAATCTACCAATCAATGTTACAACTCTCCTATAAATTCTCCCAGTACTATAATCTAAGGGTGGATATAGTCCAAACCAAACCTAAACACCCATTGATTCAAAattagttcaaaaaaaaaaaaattcaactcaaattcaattcgaattcattaaactaacattaaaaatagtttaagtttaattcaaataaaaataattcactttgaatttaacttaaatatgtGACTCAAATTCACGACTCATTCActcgtttaataattatttcacataatttgaatttagcaacaaattaaattcaaatcgaatcaaatcatTTATCTAACTCACGAgttaaattgaaccaaactctATACAactcgaatttaatttaattttaaaatgaatcaaaatgcttaatttaaatttagtttatattcaaaataaataaatttaaattgaatcaaatcaaaccaaactaacttttaaactcaaactaatttgATCTGCATCCAATAATTAAATGGGCAATTAAGAGGCATTGAAAGTTATCATAAAACagcattattaaataatttgccTGGTAAATGGTGATCATGCTTCCTGTTtagctaaaataaataataattaagtaaataatattatatattaagattagTACTAATGatgattcatttttttcaatagcTCACAAAAAGAGGTGTGGACCCACGCCCTTTTTTCCTATAGAATTAGAGACACAGTTTGCTGCCTCAATTCCAAAAAGAAGTAGAAGTTACTGTGCTCGCCATCGACGGTATAAGGACCGTATATACGTATATACCAAGTACGCAAAAAGCAAAAGGGATGTCATTTCTGTGCTAATCATATAACGTATGACCTGGCAACACCGGATTCAGGAACATAAGCAAGCCTTTCCTCCTCCCACACCAACTTTGATGTTTTTTCATCATACTCAGGAACATACTCCTGATAAACAAGATTGAATAAAAATGTCCAAATTATACCAAAGTTTGAcgtaaaatttataaaattatagtttttgttaTGCATATAATCTTTACCTCGAGTTGTCTAAATAATTGTTTTGCAGTCGGGGCGGAGACGAGGATGCGACGGGCGGTTGGGGAGATGAAGCCCTCATCGACTGCTTTATCCACGAAAGACAATAAGGAATTGTAGAAGCCATCAACATTCAAAAGACCAACCTGCAACAaggataaagaagaagaaacaaacagCTTTTTAGGTTAtgaaatggaaaatataaagaaacaattatgGCGATGTTGCTTACAGGTTTATCGTGGATTCCAAGCTGAGCCCATGTTATGACTTCGAGCAGTTCTTCGAGGGTGCCATAGCCTcctgttaattaaaatttgatttccaattattatattaatacgATTCAAAATGTGACAAAAGGATGGAAGGGACGGTGCTCAGACCAGGCAGGGCTATGAATGCATCGGCTTGTCGGGCCATCTCGGCTTTTCTCTGGTGCATGTCAGAGACGGCTCTAACTTCTCCAATAGTCTCCCCAGTTATCTATGATAATGGAAAACCATTCAAGTTTTCAtcaatatttaagtaaatttataattaatttgacaaaaaacaATGCTTTCCGGCTAATTTTTCTAAAACATTTCACACTTTTTTTCAGAACATTGATTAGATAAACAAACACATGCTCACAAATAACTAATTACTGACATGGTCGAGTTACTATGTTGAGAATCtaaatggataaaaaaaatggaattagAGAAGTAATTTACCATTAacatattgatttaattttcattcCTTTCGTACAGTCAAGTCAAGCACAATCCATTTCTTTATACAGAAAATTACACACACAAACATCTAAATTAGAAGAGATTAGTAGCTTTAGAGATTCTCAATATATTTACCTGGCTAGGCATCAGAGATCTGGGAATAATTCTGCAAAACAACATGAAGAAGCTGAATAATTAGCACCATTATTTGCTCAAAACCTTTTAAGGGTTTCGAATTGACTGGGACATAACAATGCAAAACTCAATGATTTGGGCCCCAAGGTGCAAAAAGTCGCTTTATAAAGCAGGATTTTGTGTTGCTTTTTGAGAATAAAAGGGGAAAAAGATGCGCTCCTAAAAAGTTCACTAACTTTATATCCAACTTAGCTTTTTCAATGTCTTATGTTCATAAGAGGAAGATACCAATGAGGACTCATAATTTCAAGGATTAAAAACTTTACAATCTTAATAAGACTCAAGGTTTTTTAACCATAAAAACCATGTTTCAGCAGAAACTTTTTCACAtgaacgatttttttttttaaaatataaagaagcaTATTTTCTAAGAACCCACTTCATAAAAAGTAGAAAAACTTGCATGGTTCAAggctaaaaatgaaattaaaaaaaaaaaaaagtagaaaatgTTAAGAGTAATAATGtagaggaacaaaccctagaACATGGCGCCCACCATCATGAACAGCTTGAGAAACAAGACCCATCAAGCCCACACTCCCTCCTCCATAAACCAAATCAATTTTTCTATCAACCTTCATTGAAAACCAAACCATCAACACACTTTTCACAAATCCCATACATAATGACtcatttatcttatattatatataaataaaaacgaAATCATTTTTCATTGAACCCATAAATAAGAATAACGATGCAAAGAACACGCTCAAAAGAGTCATGATATCTAGATAGCACGTTTGTTTCATCTCTAGGGAAAAgcaagaaagagagagaggagagaaatggttttcataattttttgtttttaaaaattataaaatcacaaACTAAAGATCATGCAAAAAGGCTGCTCAACTGACAGCCAGGTTACAGCTATCAATTCATCTTCTCTCATTCATTCATGCTAAACGTAAACCCTAAACCTTCTCTTCTTAAGCTAACATTTTCTCCATTAACAATCATATAACCCCACGTTCATAACCtttaattctttcattttaataaaaacaaacttaaaacaaaaacaataatcaatgccgatattaaaatcatttcttCATAAACAGAAAATTCTTGCTCAATTATAAGACATAAATTAATGTATTGCACCAATGAAACAAAACTGCAAAGACTCGTcaaaataaaaacttcaaattgtgaaaaaagATTTTACGAAAGTAATGGAAAGAAATGAAGAGTTGTTGAGTTATTACCAGTTCTTTGCCCAACGCAACAGCGGCTTCTTGGTAGCTAGTTTTATTTCCAGAACTGCTACCACAGAAAACACAGATTCTTCGGAATCTAGACTTTGTCACCTCCATATCTctcttttgtgtttgtttttgcaTCTTTTGGCTCTGGGAAAAAATGATCTCAGGGATCAAGGGAGGAGTGTTGAGAATGAGAACAAAGtgagtagttttttttttctaataataataatttattatacgAACTACTACTCTCAACCTCAAGAACGCGTTCGACAAGTTAATAGTATTTATAGagaaggaaaatattttttattgagaaGAAGTTTTCTtcgtaaaataaataaataaataaataccaCTACAAGCCTACAAGTCTTAACAAAGTTAGAGCTGTGATCTTCTACTTCAcatgttagaaattttattgGTTCAACAACCAATCCACGTGGATATTGGAGTTTCAAGATTTTATGAGTCTCACTCTTTGCtagcattttcattttttaaaattttaaggttttagttgaaaataggctgattttgttacaattttttttgtggAAATGTTTTTCCGATGATTTTGGAgattaattagtaaaatatatttgcagcttgttaaattttaatggtgacaatgaaaattttttattatttataaattaaatgaaataatttatttcttgaTTAATTGCTAATTAGTTGGTTTAATCGCTTTCACGCCATTCCCTTAATACTGTCAGTTGTCATGGTTGATTTTAAcgataaatgataaaaatacatcAACTTAACAGAAAGTTGGTaatgttcaaatttaaatattcataattataaaattatgtatatacatttttcgtacataatttaaatatgtaaatgatatgttatcacgtgattgaatgatttcgaataaaaaataaagtaatatcaaattacataaaaatatatcatctatatatccaaattgtatacatataatatattactctatttcatttttaataaaattaatttatattcacttttaaatacataaatagatgtatataatatgtcattatatgattaattaattttaaatgcgttataaaataacaactaattatataataatatgttatacatatttatttatttgtttgttttcttatcCCATTAGatttactttaaataaaaaaaaaagttaaataacacTTATAAGGTAATTTATCAAGTTTAttacattcaaataaaaaaaaaagttagactgaaattataacttaaaaagaaatctaattcagattaataaatcataacaaataaatattatataaaataggaGAGTTTCCCTTAAGCTTCCTATTCATGTAAATAAAACACAAGAGGGGAACATAATGTTAGCCACCTTAAAGAACTTGCCCactataattgatttttttaaaaatggtcATAATTTGAGAGCCACCTTCCAAGAGCAAGGggacaaaaatttattaatgaaatttttagcagCGAAGCATAAATAAGcatcatattaattttgtaatatatagGATAAgtctcatatattttctttaataagtcaccaaacagaaaataaaatctaaatttgtcacaataataacaatcatttgatattaaattagtaTATCCATTAAAAGGGAATCATCAttgttaaattcaataattacaattaaaatataatgactCTCCCCGCAATATCTATGGAGCTCAGGACAACATCTGCCATTGTCATTGACCACTAAATTAACCTAAAATCATGTTATCCCAACTTTCACTACTAAGAAAACATAAAGAATGAGAGAGGGAGGAGAGATATAATATGCTACCTTCATGGAATGTTGgtatgaataataaataaaatattattaaaaagataaattatttaaaagattattggatataaattattattatatttaaaaaatacttatagatataaataattattgtgtttatgttataaaaaatactaagatattattttctttaaatattcttaatataattatttaaaaatattattcatataacttgttatattaattaaaaatgagagtatttttatcctaaaaaattaataagtaaaattaaattataacaaattaaaaattatcttagtaattttttaatacatatgataaaattggtaattttattatatttttatattacttatcacattattatcaataataaaatattatcataatattttatgatttataaactaaataaaatattattaataaaaaaataaattatcaaaataatcttttaccATTTTTAAACAAATGACCCCTCAGAGACACTTAGTagtatttctattttctgatcatattGTAATCTTGCATTTATGAGATAATAACAACACTAAAGATATTAACTATTGATCATTCTTATTGAACTACATAAAAGTTACAGGTTTTTTACTTgttctattatatttatttttgcgtCCGAATCTCTCAAATTTAATGTCTTTCTTGTTCATGCAGACTTGCAcatcaacaaataaatatatttataaatcataaaaaatagaatatatttgtCTTCTCTACAATAGAACATGCAGTTTTTAGGTTCTAAAACTAAAATCCTCTATGCtaagtttatttgataaagtatagattattaattataactaaTGCAACAACTATTTTCGgacccaatttttatttttatttttttgggggGTAAAATATTGAGTTggaatttaaatgtttttaataatttatatcataaagtAGGTTTTGAAGACTGGTAAGTTACAAAAATCATATGATTTTAAGGTGATATCGATGAAATCATATAGCTAGcttaaataaattgtaaatataaactCTAAAACGGTTGTTAGTAATTTTTATTCCTTGGAAAAAAGAGAGTAAAAAGAATGAGAGAGAGTCCATTTTAGATAGATTTTATGAAacg
Encoded here:
- the LOC123228356 gene encoding cytokinin riboside 5'-monophosphate phosphoribohydrolase LOG7-like, whose amino-acid sequence is MQKQTQKRDMEVTKSRFRRICVFCGSSSGNKTSYQEAAVALGKELVDRKIDLVYGGGSVGLMGLVSQAVHDGGRHVLGIIPRSLMPSQITGETIGEVRAVSDMHQRKAEMARQADAFIALPGGYGTLEELLEVITWAQLGIHDKPVGLLNVDGFYNSLLSFVDKAVDEGFISPTARRILVSAPTAKQLFRQLEEYVPEYDEKTSKLVWEEERLAYVPESGVARSYVI